ACCTATCCCCCAGATGCGCATGGTGCGTAGTTAGTTGACCGGTGACAGGCTGATATGGGACCAGAGGGGCTCAGAAGCGCTACGGATGAAGAATTGAAGGACAAATGCAAGGTATTTGTTGACTATTGGGACTCTATCGCGAGCAGGCTCGCTCCCACAGGGATTTTTGGTATGCCTAAGATTTAGGGCACAACACCGGTCCAATGTGGGAGCGAGCCTGCTCGCGATAGCGATATGCCTGACGACCACCGTCTCAATGCAACCGCTTGCGACACATCAACTGCGCCAGCTTGGCAGTGTCCGGGCGCTCGATGATGCCCTTCTCCGTGACGATGACGTCGATCAAATCCGCCGGAGTGACATCGAACATCGGGTTGAAGGCGTCCACCTCCGCGCCGAGCCCCTTGCCACCGATTTCCAGCAGTTCGCGCCCATCGCGCTCCTCGATCGGGATGTCATCACCGCAGGCCAGGCTCATGTCGATGGTCGAGCTTGGCGCCACGACCATGAAGCGCACGCCATGGTGCATGGCACAGACCGCCAGTTGATAGGTACCGATCTTGTTCGCCACATCGCCATTGGCGGCGATGCAATCGGCACCGACGATCACCCAGGTCACACCTTTCGTCTTCATGATATGGGCAGCGGCGGCATCGGCGTTGAGGGTCACCGGGATGCCTTCACAGGCCAGCTCCCACGCCGTCAGGCGCGAGCCTTGCAGCGATGGACGGGTTTCGTCGGCATAGACGCGCTCCACCATGCCTTCGATATACGCGCCACGGATGACGCCCAGGGCCGTGCCGAAGCCGCCGGTCGCCAAGGCCCCGGTGTTGCCGTGGGTGAGGATGGCCTGGGCGTTGCCCTGATGCTTGCGGATCAGGTCGACACCGAGCTGGGCCATGGTCAGGTTGGCTTCGCGGTCACTTTCATGAATCGCGATGGCTTCGGCCTCAAGTACCGCCAGCGGCTCGGCGTGCTCTTTCAGGCGCCCCAACCGGTCGCGCATCCGATCCAGTGCCCAGAAGAGGTTCGCCGCCGTCGGCCGGGCCTCGGCCAGCAAGGCAAAATCAGACTCCAGCGCCGCTTGCCAGTCACCGCCCTCGGCCATCCTGGCCCGCGCGGCCAGCACGACACCATAAGCCGCGCTGATGCCGATGGCCGGCGCGCCGCGCACCGCCCTTGAGCCGATGGCCTCGGCCACATCGGCGGCTCGGGTGCAGGCGATCCAGTTTTCTTCGAACGGCAAGACACGCAGGTCTCGCAGGTACAGGACGCCATCGCGCCAATCGATGGCCTTCACCTTCTCCGCAGCCAATAGTCGATCGCGCATCCTTCACCCCGTACTCATGAACAAAAGCCGCCGATTATAGCGATCCCTCCGCGAAGACGCTCGGGTATACTTCGCCATCCTTTATACCCCATGGAACCGTTCCACGATGCCCAAGCCTGCCGTTGCGCTCGACTTATTATTGCTGCCGACCTGGTTGGTGCCTGTCGAACCCGCCGGTGTAGTGCTCAAGGATCATGGCCTGGGCATTCGCGACGGCTGCATCGTATTCATCGGCCCACGGGCAGAAGCCCTCAAGTGTGACGCCGCCCAGGTCCGCGAGCTGCCCGGCATGCTGCTCAGCCCCGGCCTGATCAACGCCCATGGCCACGCAGCCATGACCCTGTTCCGCGGCCTGGCCGACGACCTGCCCTTGATGACCTGGCTCGAACAGCATATCTGGCCAGCGGAAGCCAAATGGGTCGATGAAGACTTCGTGCGCGATGGCACCGACCTGGCAATCGCCGAGCAGATCAAGGGCGGCATCACCTGCTTCTCCGACATGTATTTCTACCCCAAGATCGCCAGCGAGTGTGTCCA
The sequence above is drawn from the Pseudomonas sp. St316 genome and encodes:
- the mtnA gene encoding S-methyl-5-thioribose-1-phosphate isomerase; this translates as MRDRLLAAEKVKAIDWRDGVLYLRDLRVLPFEENWIACTRAADVAEAIGSRAVRGAPAIGISAAYGVVLAARARMAEGGDWQAALESDFALLAEARPTAANLFWALDRMRDRLGRLKEHAEPLAVLEAEAIAIHESDREANLTMAQLGVDLIRKHQGNAQAILTHGNTGALATGGFGTALGVIRGAYIEGMVERVYADETRPSLQGSRLTAWELACEGIPVTLNADAAAAHIMKTKGVTWVIVGADCIAANGDVANKIGTYQLAVCAMHHGVRFMVVAPSSTIDMSLACGDDIPIEERDGRELLEIGGKGLGAEVDAFNPMFDVTPADLIDVIVTEKGIIERPDTAKLAQLMCRKRLH